Below is a window of Chloroflexota bacterium DNA.
CGGCTTGTCAACCTGCCGCGCCGGCGTCCAAAGCGCCGGGCGGAGGGGAGGTGCCGAAGGCCGCCGAGGAGAAGATCCGCATCGTATATCAGGACCGTGGAGGTGAGGCCTTCCCGAAGGCTTGGGAGTGGTCTAAGGAGAAGTTCGCAGAGCTCCATCCGGAGATCGAGGTCCAGTTTAACCCGCAGCCAGACGGCTGGATTGAGAAGCTTTTAGCTCAGTTTGTCGCTGGCACGGCGCCTGACCTCTTCAACGGATGGGGGGATAACCTGCCCATGTTCGCCCAGAAAGGGCAATGTCTCGATCTCCGTCCGTATGTGGAGATGGATCTCTCGACGGAGATCATCAATGACTGGGTTCCGAATCAGCTCATGTCCTTCGTGTGGCCGGATATATGGTATGCTATCCCCCAGTACTGCGGCAACCTGGTCCTCTTCTGGAACAAGGACATCTTCGACGAGATGGGGGTGGAGTATCCGCCTCAGAGCTGGGATGATGCTTGGGACCACGATAAGTATACGGAGGTTCTCAAGAAGCTCACGAAGAAGGAAGGGGATCGGATTGTCCACTGGGGCGGGTGGATCGGCTACTGGTACTCCGGGAAGACCGAGATCCGGCTTGCGGATTTCGGCGGCGGGGCCGTGGACCCGGACGATTGGACGCGATGTGCGCTGGATGATCCTCCCAACCAGGAGGCCCTGGAGTGGATTCGCGCCCGGATGTACGACGACAACACCATCGTCCGGCCGGATATGGTAGAGCAATTCGGAAGTGTCACCTCATTCGCCCCCGGTAAGGCAGCCATGGCGGAGGAGGGCTCCTGGGTGTTGGAGCGCCTTGTGAAGGCCGAGCCGCAGTTCACCTGGGACGTCGCCCCGCTTCCCAAGGGTCCGGTGAATCACACGACGATCAACACGACGGACGGTTGGGCCATCTGGAAGGGGAGCAAGCATCCCGATGCCGCCTGGAAGCTGATGACGTTCCTCATCACGAAGG
It encodes the following:
- a CDS encoding sugar ABC transporter substrate-binding protein, giving the protein MSAETRMSRRDFLRLSAVGIAGAALAACQPAAPASKAPGGGEVPKAAEEKIRIVYQDRGGEAFPKAWEWSKEKFAELHPEIEVQFNPQPDGWIEKLLAQFVAGTAPDLFNGWGDNLPMFAQKGQCLDLRPYVEMDLSTEIINDWVPNQLMSFVWPDIWYAIPQYCGNLVLFWNKDIFDEMGVEYPPQSWDDAWDHDKYTEVLKKLTKKEGDRIVHWGGWIGYWYSGKTEIRLADFGGGAVDPDDWTRCALDDPPNQEALEWIRARMYDDNTIVRPDMVEQFGSVTSFAPGKAAMAEEGSWVLERLVKAEPQFTWDVAPLPKGPVNHTTINTTDGWAIWKGSKHPDAAWKLMTFLITKDYALAMARAQGLQPARRSFLPDWIRIMRETFPALENVRLEVWQEAMDKNLGIIWPYFPDHAAAKEILVPAYDSVFVSQEAGVEAIAKAAKEVTKVEREKFPDLQGTKPPYATKNW